In bacterium, the genomic stretch AACCGGGAGCGCCCGCATCAAGGGTATCGCCTGCAAGGCCGCACGCCGGCGACGCTGTTCGCCGGCAGAAAGGCCAGCTAACCCATGCCGCCGGGCTCGGTTGGAGTGCAAAAGTGTCAACACCTCGTCCACACTGGACACCCTAGGACGTCGCCTGCTGGCAGCCGCGGCACACCCCCAGCAGGTCGAGGCGGTGCCCCTTCACCAAGAACCCGGTGTCCTGAAGGCGCGATCCCGTGAGCGATTCAAGCACGCACGCTTCCAGCGGTTCGACGCGCCCGCACCGCTCGCAGATGATGTGGTCGTGATGGTGGTCGGCGAGGCAGAAGTGGGTCGCGCCGTGGAGGTCGATCTGTTCGACGATGCCCGCGGTCCGCAGCCGCTCCAGGATGCGGTAGACGGTCACCAGTCCGAGCCCCCGCGTCCGCTTGCGGGCCCGCTCCCAGATCGCCTGGCACGTCGTCAGGTGGGAGCCGCTGGCCAAGGCGTCCAGGATCGCGATGCGCTGCGGGGTGACACGCAAC encodes the following:
- a CDS encoding Fur family transcriptional regulator, translating into MTAVDRYVDVLRRAKLRVTPQRIAILDALASGSHLTTCQAIWERARKRTRGLGLVTVYRILERLRTAGIVEQIDLHGATHFCLADHHHDHIICERCGRVEPLEACVLESLTGSRLQDTGFLVKGHRLDLLGVCRGCQQATS